A genomic region of Salinibacter pepae contains the following coding sequences:
- a CDS encoding TonB-dependent receptor, which yields MLAGLLAWPPAAHGQGVTSATISGTILDENEAPLPGANVVAVHEPSGSRYGTSTGADGQFTLANVRVGGPYTITASFVGYQSRRETQVQLDLGETREFRFQLQPQTEQMDEVTVVGEQGAVFDESRKGLSTNISEEEVETAPTMDREIADFARFVPQAIVGNSDDDGSSISIAGQNNRYNSIFIDGAVSNDVFGLSAQGTDGGQTGASPISTDAIKSFNIEISPYDVTQSYFGGGAINAITRSGTNQYKGSVAFEYRDQNVTEDLPDGGFPDFTNERYVGRFGGPIVEDELFFFVNFDINRESSPQPFQSTLGPDGDFQGTAIQTEQDVQDLLTFLERTVGNRYDPGSFRGQTTTLDSDKFLGKIDWNISQNHRLSARYSYSSSENVDAFGGGNSALSFSSRNEVFPNTTHIGALELNSTFGNDYANKLILSYKNVEDDRDTNLSQPFPTIDIFDGGADISLGGEPFSTVNFLKQEVFTLTNDFNFFLGDHTVTVGTHNELYDLANRFVPFNYGWYQFSDFLAGDNGTSMDEFAQTLCASSGAQGVEGHPFFDCGQYPNEPATSLFARAFSLQDNTPGSGQFEEVVGDNTSAEGAFRALNTSLYVQDEWTASERLTITGGLRVDIPVYLDDPAYANQDNPAVPDDASPQLNPRNTTIPAIKDYYSMNGARPGDTPDPVLHWAPRFGFNFDVFGDDQTQLRGGTGVFTSRQPFVWPGGMYLNNGTNTGSVDFIVDDVPFRPNPENGLTVADVSDRSPTDLIPSGRLEMFEENYFNPRFWRTSIGVDQELPGGIVGTFEAQYSNTLKNVLVTNVNLRPANETLNGPDNRPIWVPEEYGPGNSEYTQAGDQRIDTRYSNIHRVGNTSRGYSYNLTARLRKTFEGIVTENSGLRTDVSYTYGESYSVNDGLSSQVNSLWDGVEHVDGANSLDLARSDFSPGHRVLGRFSYRQQLGDRFALTTTLIYDGQSGRPFSYVIGGSENMVQERGEANSLFYVPRTASSLEFSDIDQETGPTITAEQQAAALDQFIRQNDYLSRKRGEYTSRNADRSPWEGVVDLNLRLEIFQELLGRRQSVELTANVFNFSSLLGDVFGTDWGERYAGLNQVNLTSFNGFENPPGENPEEGNPAGMNLTPVYTAQGVIDNAVDTNGDGVADQIRTLNQDEIFDEIRTGSTYSSQWQMKFGVRYNF from the coding sequence TTGCTCGCGGGCCTTCTCGCCTGGCCGCCGGCCGCCCACGGTCAAGGCGTCACCTCGGCAACAATCAGTGGCACGATCCTCGATGAGAACGAGGCCCCACTCCCGGGCGCCAATGTCGTGGCCGTGCACGAGCCGAGCGGATCGCGCTACGGCACATCGACCGGTGCGGACGGGCAGTTCACCCTCGCCAATGTGCGCGTGGGGGGGCCCTACACCATCACGGCCTCGTTCGTCGGCTACCAGTCCAGGCGCGAGACCCAGGTGCAGCTTGACCTTGGGGAGACGCGAGAGTTTCGCTTCCAACTCCAGCCGCAGACCGAGCAGATGGACGAAGTGACGGTCGTGGGAGAACAGGGCGCCGTGTTCGACGAGAGCCGCAAAGGCCTCTCCACCAACATCTCGGAGGAGGAGGTGGAGACCGCGCCGACCATGGACCGTGAGATTGCGGACTTCGCGCGCTTCGTGCCCCAGGCCATCGTCGGCAACAGCGACGACGACGGCTCCTCAATCTCGATTGCCGGCCAGAACAACCGGTACAATTCCATCTTCATTGACGGGGCGGTGAGCAACGATGTCTTCGGCCTTTCGGCGCAGGGCACCGATGGCGGGCAGACGGGCGCCTCGCCGATCAGCACCGATGCGATCAAGAGCTTCAACATTGAGATTTCCCCCTACGACGTCACGCAGAGCTATTTTGGCGGCGGGGCCATCAACGCCATCACGCGAAGCGGGACGAACCAGTACAAGGGGTCGGTGGCCTTCGAGTATCGGGACCAGAACGTCACGGAGGACCTCCCCGACGGCGGGTTTCCGGACTTTACCAATGAGCGCTACGTGGGACGCTTCGGCGGCCCTATCGTCGAGGACGAGCTCTTCTTCTTCGTCAACTTCGACATCAATCGAGAGTCCTCCCCGCAGCCGTTCCAGAGCACGCTGGGACCGGACGGCGACTTCCAGGGAACGGCCATTCAGACGGAGCAGGACGTGCAGGACCTCTTGACCTTTCTTGAACGAACGGTCGGCAACCGGTACGACCCCGGCAGTTTCCGGGGGCAGACCACCACGCTCGACAGCGACAAGTTCCTGGGGAAGATTGACTGGAACATCAGCCAGAATCACCGCCTGAGTGCGCGCTACAGCTACTCGAGTTCCGAGAACGTGGACGCCTTCGGGGGCGGCAACAGTGCACTGTCCTTCTCCAGCCGGAATGAGGTCTTCCCGAACACGACGCACATCGGCGCGCTGGAGCTGAACAGCACGTTCGGAAATGACTACGCCAACAAGCTGATTCTCAGCTACAAAAACGTAGAGGACGACCGGGACACGAACCTCAGTCAGCCCTTCCCGACCATCGATATCTTCGACGGCGGGGCAGACATCTCGCTCGGCGGCGAGCCGTTCTCGACGGTCAACTTCCTCAAGCAGGAGGTCTTCACCCTCACGAATGACTTCAACTTCTTCCTGGGGGATCACACCGTCACCGTTGGGACGCACAACGAGCTCTACGACCTGGCCAACCGGTTCGTCCCCTTTAACTACGGCTGGTACCAGTTCTCGGACTTTCTGGCCGGGGACAACGGCACCTCGATGGACGAGTTCGCCCAAACCTTGTGTGCCTCAAGTGGGGCGCAGGGGGTCGAAGGACATCCGTTCTTCGACTGCGGGCAGTACCCGAACGAGCCCGCGACGAGCCTCTTCGCCCGCGCCTTCTCGCTTCAAGATAATACCCCGGGATCCGGCCAGTTCGAAGAGGTGGTCGGCGACAACACGAGCGCAGAGGGCGCCTTCCGCGCGCTCAACACCAGCCTGTACGTGCAGGACGAATGGACGGCGAGTGAGCGCCTGACGATCACGGGGGGCCTTCGGGTCGACATCCCGGTGTACCTGGACGATCCGGCGTACGCCAACCAGGACAACCCGGCCGTTCCGGACGACGCCTCCCCACAGCTGAACCCGCGCAACACGACGATTCCCGCCATCAAGGATTACTACTCGATGAACGGGGCCCGGCCGGGAGACACGCCGGATCCGGTGCTCCACTGGGCGCCGCGCTTCGGCTTCAACTTCGACGTGTTCGGGGACGACCAGACGCAACTTCGAGGCGGAACCGGGGTCTTTACCAGCCGGCAGCCGTTCGTCTGGCCCGGCGGCATGTACCTCAACAATGGCACGAATACCGGAAGCGTGGACTTCATCGTGGACGACGTGCCGTTCCGGCCGAATCCCGAGAACGGGCTGACGGTGGCCGACGTCTCGGACCGTAGCCCCACGGACCTCATCCCGAGCGGGCGCCTGGAAATGTTTGAGGAGAACTACTTCAACCCTCGCTTCTGGCGCACCTCGATCGGAGTGGATCAGGAACTGCCGGGCGGCATCGTGGGAACGTTTGAGGCGCAGTACTCCAACACCCTCAAAAACGTCCTGGTCACGAACGTGAACCTGCGCCCGGCCAACGAAACGCTGAACGGGCCCGACAACCGGCCCATCTGGGTGCCGGAGGAGTACGGCCCGGGAAACAGCGAGTACACACAGGCCGGCGACCAGCGCATCGACACGCGCTACTCAAACATCCACCGCGTGGGGAATACGAGCCGCGGATACTCCTACAACCTCACGGCCCGGCTCCGAAAAACGTTTGAGGGCATCGTGACGGAAAACAGCGGCCTGCGGACCGACGTGTCCTACACCTACGGGGAGTCCTATTCCGTAAACGACGGGCTCTCCTCCCAGGTGAACTCGCTCTGGGACGGTGTGGAGCACGTCGACGGCGCCAACAGCCTCGACCTGGCCCGGTCGGACTTCTCGCCCGGTCACCGTGTCCTGGGGCGGTTCTCCTACCGCCAGCAGCTGGGAGACCGGTTTGCCCTTACGACGACGCTGATCTACGATGGCCAGTCCGGACGGCCGTTCTCCTACGTGATCGGCGGCAGCGAGAACATGGTCCAGGAGCGAGGCGAGGCGAATTCGCTGTTCTACGTGCCGCGGACGGCCAGCAGTCTGGAGTTCTCGGACATTGATCAAGAGACCGGACCGACCATCACGGCCGAGCAACAGGCCGCGGCGCTTGATCAGTTTATCCGCCAGAACGACTACCTGAGCCGGAAGCGTGGCGAGTACACCTCGCGCAACGCCGACCGGTCGCCGTGGGAAGGAGTCGTGGACCTCAACCTCCGCCTCGAAATCTTCCAGGAGCTGCTGGGACGCCGGCAGAGCGTGGAGCTGACGGCGAACGTGTTCAACTTCTCCAGTCTGCTGGGCGATGTGTTCGGCACGGACTGGGGCGAGCGCTACGCCGGGCTCAACCAGGTGAATCTGACCTCCTTCAACGGGTTTGAGAATCCCCCGGGCGAAAACCCCGAGGAGGGGAACCCCGCGGGCATGAACCTGACGCCGGTCTACACGGCCCAGGGCGTGATCGACAATGCGGTGGACACCAACGGCGACGGCGTGGCCGATCAAATCCGCACGCTCAACCAGGACGAGATCTTCGACGAGATCCGGACCGGTTCGACCTACAGCTCGCAGTGGCAGATGAAGTTTGGCGTCCGCTACAACTTCTAA